The Thermodesulfobacterium sp. TA1 sequence TTAGGCTGTGGAAAATAAGACATCAGGAGGTAAAGGTTGTCTCTAAAACTCAAGTTAAAAATCCTTTTTCTTCTTTTTTTGATAGGATTTGCCGGTCTCTTACTTTTACCTACTTTTGTGCCTAACCTTCCTCCTTGGTTCAAAAAATACGTCTATCGAGGAGAGCTTAAGCTTGGACTTGATTTAAAAGGTGGGGTCCATCTGGTTTTACAGCCTGACATGGATAAAGCTATGCAAAACCAATTTGAAAACTATATTCAAGACATTAAAGCTCAACTAAATAAATTAGTTTCCTCTACCTACGACGTATCGATAGATAGACTCAGCGCTGTTTTTAAGTTTAAAGACCAAAAAGATGTGGTGGCTTTTAAGGAAGAGGTTCTAAAGGGTTTTAAAGAGATAACCATAGCCAAAGAATACCAAGAAGGTAGCGTCTTTTTAGTTGAGGTAACCTTATCTAAGACACAGATTGATTATATAAAAGAAAACCTTTTAACCCAGGTTTTAGAAGTAATAAGAAACAGGGTAGACCAGTTTGGGGTTTCAGAGGCGGTTATCACCAAACAAGGGAAAGACAAGATAGTCGTTCAGCTACCAGGGCTTAGAGACCCAGAAAGAGCTATAAATATTATAGGACAAACCGCTCAACTTGAGTTTAGGTTGGTAGACGAAGAGACGATGCAAAGGCTTGATTTAGAAGTTTTGGTTAGGTCTTTGGTAGAATCAGGTAAAATTTCTCTGGATGCCCCAATAGAAGAATGGAGAAAAGTCCTTTCTTCTTATATACCTCAAGATTCTCAATTTTATTTTGTGGTTGAAAAAGATAGGGAAACCGGAAAGGTTATCAAAAAGCCTATCGTGCTAAAAAAAGAGGTCATGCTAACAGGAACTTATTTAAAAACCGCCCAGGTAAGGATTAATCCGCAGAATAACGAGCCTTATGTATGGATCCAGTTTGATTCAAGAGGAGCAAAGATATTTGAACTTATTACTGCAGAAAATGTAGGCAGGCGTTTAGCGATTGTGCTTGACGAAGTGGTTCGGTCAGCTCCGGTAATTAAAGAAAAAATTTCAGGGGGAGAGGCCCAAATTACCGGAAGTTTTTCTATGCAAGAAGCCTCTGACCTGGCTTTAGTTTTAAGGGCAGGGGCTTTACCAGCTCCGGTAAAGATTTTACAAAATATTACTATAGGTCCTTCCTTAGGTGCTGACTCTATCAAAAAAGGTATAATAGCAGGATTGATAGGAGCAACTGCGGTTATCGTCTTTACCTCTATTTATTATAAAATATCAGGGGTAATCGCGGTTATTGCTTTGGTGTTAAACGTTTATTTTCTTTTAGCCCTGCTTTCTGCTTTCCAAGCTACCCTTACTCTTCCAGGAATTGCAGGTATTATCCTTAGCATAGGTATGGGGGTTGATTCAAACGTACTTATTTTTGAAAGGATAAGAGAAGAATTAAGAACAGGAAGAACAGAGTTTTCTGCGATTTTTCAAGGATATTCTAGAACTTTTGTGACTATTTTTGACGCCCATGTAACCGTCCTTATCACCTCTTTAATCCTTTTTATCTTTGGCACCGGTCCTATCAGAGGGTTTGCAGTGACTTTATCTATCTCTATTTTAGTAAATCTTTTTACCGCTATCTTTGTAACCAAGATTTTTTACGAATATCTTTATGAAAAAGGTAAAGAATTTAAGGTAAAGTTTTTTGAATTAATCAAAAATCCAAACTTTAATTTTATGAAGTTTAAGAAACCTTTTGCTATTTTATCTTTAATCCTTTCTTTGATTGGATGTTTGGGGATGGTGCAGGCGTTTTTAGGTAAAGCCAATTTGGGCATTGATTTTACAGGAGGAACGATAATCTATCTTTCCAGTGAAAAAACCCCTAACTTAGAATTATTAAGAAAAACCCTCGAAGAAAATGGAATAAAAGATTTTATGCTCCAGGACATAAAAAAGGAAAACATGGTGCTTCTTAAGGTAAAAAGTAGTAAGGAAAGTCTTACAGATGAAGTAAATTATATTCTTTCAGTTTTAAATAAAAATTTACCGGATTATAAATTTAGTGTGGTTGCCAAAGAGGAGATAGGGTCTACCATAAGTAAGGAATTAAAACACAAAGCCGCTTTAGCCATTTTAGGCTCACTTTTAGGTATTATCGTTTATTTAGCCTTTAGGTTTAACGTTTATTTTGGTATAGCTGCAGGTTTAGCGACTTTACACGATGTTTTAGTAACTTTTGCTTTGTTTTAT is a genomic window containing:
- the secD gene encoding protein translocase subunit SecD, with the translated sequence MSLKLKLKILFLLFLIGFAGLLLLPTFVPNLPPWFKKYVYRGELKLGLDLKGGVHLVLQPDMDKAMQNQFENYIQDIKAQLNKLVSSTYDVSIDRLSAVFKFKDQKDVVAFKEEVLKGFKEITIAKEYQEGSVFLVEVTLSKTQIDYIKENLLTQVLEVIRNRVDQFGVSEAVITKQGKDKIVVQLPGLRDPERAINIIGQTAQLEFRLVDEETMQRLDLEVLVRSLVESGKISLDAPIEEWRKVLSSYIPQDSQFYFVVEKDRETGKVIKKPIVLKKEVMLTGTYLKTAQVRINPQNNEPYVWIQFDSRGAKIFELITAENVGRRLAIVLDEVVRSAPVIKEKISGGEAQITGSFSMQEASDLALVLRAGALPAPVKILQNITIGPSLGADSIKKGIIAGLIGATAVIVFTSIYYKISGVIAVIALVLNVYFLLALLSAFQATLTLPGIAGIILSIGMGVDSNVLIFERIREELRTGRTEFSAIFQGYSRTFVTIFDAHVTVLITSLILFIFGTGPIRGFAVTLSISILVNLFTAIFVTKIFYEYLYEKGKEFKVKFFELIKNPNFNFMKFKKPFAILSLILSLIGCLGMVQAFLGKANLGIDFTGGTIIYLSSEKTPNLELLRKTLEENGIKDFMLQDIKKENMVLLKVKSSKESLTDEVNYILSVLNKNLPDYKFSVVAKEEIGSTISKELKHKAALAILGSLLGIIVYLAFRFNVYFGIAAGLATLHDVLVTFALFYLLGKEINLLFITALLTLAGYSLTDTVVIFDRIRENLQKYSFANFDQLINKSINDVFSRTIITVLTTLFGSLSLLLFGGVVIRDFALALTIGFIVGTYSSIFLASPLLQVLHKGKLPQFK